Proteins found in one Microcoleus sp. FACHB-68 genomic segment:
- a CDS encoding VOC family protein, whose amino-acid sequence MKLKRIGHVAICVQDINKAAEFYQNLGMDVVWKDADWAYLKAGEDGLALLGPSYKHAGQHFGFIFNERSEIEVAYEQMKAAGVDVRPIHDHRDGTASFYGRDLDGNWFEYLYEPAPVASNSVQR is encoded by the coding sequence ATGAAATTGAAACGAATAGGCCACGTTGCGATCTGTGTTCAGGACATTAACAAAGCCGCTGAGTTTTACCAAAACTTAGGCATGGATGTCGTTTGGAAGGATGCAGACTGGGCTTACCTTAAAGCCGGCGAAGATGGTTTAGCATTGTTAGGGCCAAGCTACAAGCACGCAGGACAGCATTTTGGATTTATCTTTAATGAACGCAGCGAGATAGAAGTTGCCTACGAACAAATGAAGGCAGCAGGGGTTGATGTGCGCCCTATTCACGATCACCGGGATGGCACAGCCTCATTCTATGGACGCGATCTCGATGGCAATTGGTTTGAGTACCTCTATGAACCGGCACCTGTCGCCAGTAACAGTGTTCAGCGCTAA
- a CDS encoding endonuclease MutS2, with protein MIQSETLELLEWPRLCQHLATFAATKLGAIAAQQIPIPDTLDETQQLLTQTREVYQLESRLTSGLTFEGIYDIGEALERSERQGVLFGEELLEIATTLAGVRRLRRIIDNQPDVPVLNALVADLRTYPEIEQEIHRCIDERGKVADRASPKLGEIRAKMRQVRDRIYQVLQSILQRQAGAVQEQIIAQRGDRFVIPVKAPQKDAIRGIVHDVSMSGATLYIEPHAIVDLNNQMRQLVRQEQAEEEAIRRVLSEQVAAVKPDLERLLAIATTLDLATARARYSLWLEANPPRFISRTEEDGKAEIITLRQLRHPLLVWQQQHEQGAPVVPIDLHIQPKIRVVAITGPNTGGKTVTLKTLGLAALMAKAGLFIPAREPVELPWFDQVLADIGDEQSLEQSLSTFSGHIRRISRILEALSEETLVLLDEVGAGTDPTEGSALAIALLQYLAETAGLTIATTHFGELKALKYQDERFENASVEFDDVSLSPTYRLLWGIPGRSNALTIARRLGLKSEIADRASDRVGMGSAEEINQVIAGLEAQRRSQETRAQEAAELVKQAERLHRELSQKAAQLQEREQQLKLSQEKAVQDEINTAKSEIARVIRRLQQGPATAQDAQQATENLKEIAEVRLPSRKAPPAKPKPGFRPQVGDRVRIPRLGQTAEVLSGPDEDGELSVRFGLMKMTVSLTDIESLDGQKADVPVKQKPAPAPAPAPLPAPTVRTSQNTVDIRGSRVGDAEIELERAIATAATKSGALWIIHGKGTGKLRQGVHEFLQQHPQVSRYELATAQEGGAGVTVAYLT; from the coding sequence TTGATTCAATCTGAGACTCTAGAACTTTTAGAATGGCCGCGCTTGTGCCAGCATTTGGCCACCTTTGCGGCCACAAAACTAGGTGCGATTGCCGCACAGCAAATCCCAATCCCGGATACTCTGGATGAGACGCAACAACTGCTCACGCAAACCCGCGAAGTTTATCAATTGGAAAGTCGCCTAACTTCAGGCTTGACTTTTGAAGGGATTTATGATATTGGAGAAGCGCTAGAGCGTTCAGAGCGGCAAGGCGTTCTCTTTGGAGAAGAACTGTTAGAGATTGCCACCACCTTAGCCGGCGTCAGACGTTTGCGGCGCATCATCGACAACCAACCAGACGTGCCGGTGTTGAACGCACTGGTTGCCGATTTGCGAACTTATCCAGAAATCGAGCAAGAAATTCATCGTTGCATCGACGAACGGGGTAAGGTAGCCGACCGAGCCAGCCCGAAACTCGGTGAAATTCGGGCAAAAATGCGGCAAGTCAGAGATCGGATTTATCAAGTATTACAAAGCATATTACAGCGGCAAGCCGGCGCAGTTCAAGAACAAATCATCGCCCAGCGGGGAGATCGCTTTGTCATCCCCGTTAAAGCCCCTCAAAAAGACGCGATTCGCGGCATCGTTCATGATGTTTCCATGAGCGGGGCAACCCTCTACATTGAACCTCATGCCATCGTTGATTTAAACAACCAGATGCGGCAGTTGGTGCGGCAAGAACAAGCCGAAGAAGAGGCCATACGCCGCGTTCTCAGCGAGCAAGTTGCAGCGGTTAAACCTGACTTAGAACGCTTGTTGGCAATTGCCACAACCTTAGACTTAGCCACCGCCCGCGCTCGTTATAGTTTGTGGTTAGAAGCGAATCCCCCGCGATTCATCAGCAGGACAGAAGAAGACGGCAAAGCAGAAATTATTACCCTGCGGCAGTTGCGCCATCCCCTGTTAGTCTGGCAGCAGCAACACGAACAAGGTGCGCCGGTGGTGCCTATCGACTTGCATATCCAGCCCAAGATTCGGGTGGTGGCGATCACCGGCCCGAATACCGGCGGCAAAACGGTTACGCTCAAAACATTAGGATTAGCCGCGCTGATGGCCAAAGCCGGCTTATTTATCCCTGCCCGTGAGCCGGTGGAACTGCCCTGGTTCGACCAAGTTTTAGCCGATATTGGAGATGAACAATCTTTAGAGCAAAGTTTGTCTACCTTCTCAGGCCATATTCGCCGCATTAGTCGCATTCTGGAAGCACTGAGCGAGGAAACATTGGTACTGCTAGATGAGGTGGGTGCCGGCACCGATCCCACAGAAGGCAGCGCCCTAGCGATTGCCCTGTTGCAATACCTGGCTGAAACTGCCGGTTTAACCATTGCTACCACCCACTTTGGCGAACTCAAGGCGCTGAAATATCAAGACGAGCGATTTGAAAACGCCTCGGTGGAGTTTGATGATGTTAGCCTCTCGCCCACCTATCGGCTGCTGTGGGGAATTCCCGGACGTTCCAATGCCTTGACAATTGCCCGCCGGTTGGGATTAAAGTCAGAAATTGCGGATCGAGCGTCTGATCGCGTAGGCATGGGATCGGCTGAAGAAATCAACCAAGTGATTGCCGGCTTGGAGGCGCAGCGCCGCAGCCAAGAAACCCGTGCTCAAGAGGCAGCAGAGTTGGTCAAACAAGCTGAGCGCCTGCATCGGGAACTCTCGCAAAAAGCAGCGCAATTGCAAGAACGAGAGCAGCAATTAAAGCTTTCCCAAGAAAAAGCCGTTCAAGATGAAATTAATACGGCAAAATCGGAAATTGCGCGAGTGATTCGCCGGTTGCAGCAAGGGCCGGCCACCGCTCAAGACGCCCAGCAAGCCACAGAAAACCTAAAGGAAATCGCCGAGGTACGCCTGCCGTCGCGTAAAGCACCGCCGGCCAAACCGAAACCCGGATTTCGGCCTCAAGTGGGTGATCGCGTCCGGATTCCTCGCTTGGGCCAAACGGCTGAAGTGCTGAGCGGGCCTGATGAAGATGGGGAATTGAGCGTCCGGTTTGGGTTGATGAAGATGACAGTGTCTCTGACAGACATTGAATCGCTCGATGGCCAAAAAGCCGATGTGCCGGTGAAACAAAAGCCGGCACCCGCACCCGCACCCGCACCCCTGCCGGCACCGACTGTCCGGACATCACAAAATACAGTTGATATAAGAGGTAGCCGAGTTGGCGATGCAGAAATAGAATTAGAACGTGCCATCGCCACCGCCGCAACCAAGAGCGGTGCCCTGTGGATTATCCACGGCAAGGGAACTGGCAAGCTGCGTCAAGGCGTCCATGAATTCTTGCAGCAGCACCCTCAAGTCAGCCGATATGAGTTAGCTACCGCACAAGAGGGAGGTGCCGGTGTCACCGTTGCTTACCTTACCTAG
- a CDS encoding DUF3038 domain-containing protein, giving the protein MHPSVKTPASVPKWEEFTVTDAPQPAQLDNIKAQLDLILLALEALAGIGSEAMLRAAVDLKIESMVADRVALWRLRQSSPLRKGQGGRKKLDVEEARALVLISCYLAKQNQELIRRAVGLLEQLAEQNREPHQAALIGDYLDTFCNTYQERMEDGESVSPDTLTHLALKLLIDLLFYSGPGGSRRLWLALLDRSR; this is encoded by the coding sequence ATGCATCCATCAGTGAAGACGCCCGCATCCGTGCCCAAGTGGGAGGAATTTACAGTCACTGATGCGCCACAACCGGCGCAACTCGACAACATCAAAGCCCAGCTAGATTTAATCCTCTTGGCCCTAGAAGCCTTGGCCGGCATTGGTTCCGAAGCCATGCTTCGGGCAGCGGTGGATTTGAAAATCGAATCGATGGTAGCAGATCGGGTTGCCTTGTGGCGGCTGCGCCAGTCCTCTCCCCTGCGTAAAGGACAAGGAGGGCGCAAAAAGCTGGATGTGGAAGAAGCGCGGGCGCTGGTTTTAATTAGTTGCTATCTCGCTAAACAAAATCAAGAATTAATTCGCCGTGCTGTGGGACTCCTCGAACAGCTTGCGGAGCAAAATCGTGAACCGCACCAAGCTGCTTTGATTGGCGACTATCTTGATACGTTCTGCAATACCTATCAAGAGCGCATGGAAGACGGAGAAAGTGTATCGCCGGATACTCTAACCCACCTAGCCTTAAAACTTTTGATTGACCTATTGTTCTACAGCGGGCCGGGTGGTTCCCGACGTCTTTGGTTAGCCCTTCTCGACCGAAGTCGCTAA
- a CDS encoding DUF4335 domain-containing protein, with product MVLQRYTPPTCTLVIMANGSPLSRWAGRPVLKDLRFELSFDAPQLPEEQRVTVWGDRTQLEALCDAVTTYVQDLLHQSPAQIESAGLTKWSKSDIDSELSRSEEIPDPVRGNRPDLENRRSFGETNFTLHPAAAPAARPQADLNRVDSRNPSRKPALVPPANAVQMTNRPPGAGTGIYLQPKGLLSHNLFLGSLATEESGPVVHLGVLQLFDLASALDEYTTEMVALPSLKRTGSSGILSLLKEPPAWMNTAAVVLLTVGLTAAVGKFLEPQSPAPVQTATSKVENRGSAPPAETSRAKSQQIAIAPPPPPPAASPPAKQQLPAQKLPSLPPGAMATPNSLPAGSSAIPTVPVPKTAPNAASQLEIPADPIPSNPAIPAKPSQSIPEIPPGASNSAPLPLLSPRPATPGAPTSGAPNIDLRARTPAPTPETANQQPAPALSTPPVAPPVAPTPAIAPAPRGAEPPPALPSVTLPDQPLADETPAPQASASGASEPEASATAQPAEVARGTTADTSKIIPQVEEARTYFQQRWTPQEGLTQPLEYTLSLNADGSIQQITPRGLTAGRFLDRTGMPLQNEPFVSPVGGEQAPRIRVVLRPDGQVLTFMEPYKEGF from the coding sequence ATGGTTTTGCAACGATACACGCCCCCCACTTGCACGCTGGTCATTATGGCGAATGGTTCGCCCTTGTCCCGCTGGGCTGGCCGGCCTGTACTAAAAGATTTGCGGTTTGAGCTAAGTTTTGATGCGCCCCAACTGCCTGAAGAACAGCGGGTGACTGTTTGGGGAGATCGCACCCAACTTGAAGCCCTGTGTGATGCCGTAACCACTTACGTGCAGGACTTGCTCCACCAGTCCCCTGCCCAGATAGAGTCCGCAGGCTTGACAAAATGGAGTAAGTCTGATATCGATTCTGAATTGAGTAGATCCGAAGAGATTCCGGACCCGGTTCGAGGCAACCGGCCAGACCTAGAGAATCGCCGGAGCTTCGGAGAAACGAACTTCACCCTTCACCCCGCTGCTGCCCCCGCTGCTCGCCCTCAAGCGGATCTGAATCGGGTGGATAGTCGCAACCCGTCGAGGAAACCGGCATTAGTGCCACCGGCAAATGCTGTACAAATGACAAACAGACCGCCGGGTGCAGGCACCGGCATCTATTTACAACCCAAAGGCTTGCTATCTCATAACCTATTTTTGGGTTCTCTGGCCACAGAAGAATCAGGGCCGGTGGTTCATCTGGGCGTTTTGCAACTATTTGACCTGGCAAGCGCCCTTGATGAATACACGACGGAAATGGTGGCTTTACCCAGCCTCAAACGCACCGGATCATCAGGAATTTTATCTCTGCTAAAAGAGCCACCGGCTTGGATGAATACGGCAGCGGTGGTGTTGCTTACCGTGGGTTTAACGGCGGCTGTAGGCAAATTCCTTGAGCCACAAAGCCCTGCCCCTGTCCAAACAGCCACCTCGAAAGTCGAGAACCGAGGCAGCGCACCCCCAGCAGAAACGAGCAGGGCCAAGTCGCAACAGATCGCCATTGCGCCCCCTCCGCCACCGCCAGCAGCGTCGCCTCCCGCAAAGCAACAATTGCCGGCCCAAAAATTACCCTCACTACCGCCAGGAGCGATGGCGACTCCAAATTCCTTACCGGCAGGGTCTTCTGCTATACCGACGGTGCCGGTGCCCAAAACTGCGCCCAACGCGGCCAGCCAGTTGGAAATTCCCGCTGATCCCATTCCCTCAAATCCAGCGATCCCCGCCAAACCCTCCCAGTCGATTCCAGAAATTCCCCCAGGCGCAAGCAATTCCGCACCCCTACCCCTGCTATCTCCCAGGCCGGCAACTCCTGGGGCACCTACTTCTGGGGCACCGAATATCGATCTTCGCGCTAGGACGCCCGCCCCAACCCCGGAAACCGCCAATCAGCAGCCGGCACCTGCTCTATCTACGCCACCCGTCGCGCCGCCGGTTGCCCCCACTCCCGCCATTGCTCCCGCGCCTAGAGGTGCAGAACCCCCTCCTGCGCTTCCCTCCGTCACATTGCCAGATCAACCCCTTGCTGACGAGACACCCGCGCCCCAAGCCTCAGCAAGCGGGGCTAGCGAACCGGAAGCTTCTGCAACCGCGCAGCCGGCTGAGGTCGCCAGGGGGACTACAGCGGACACGTCTAAAATTATTCCCCAAGTCGAAGAGGCGAGAACCTATTTCCAACAGCGCTGGACTCCTCAAGAGGGATTGACACAGCCTTTGGAGTACACTTTATCTTTGAATGCCGATGGGTCAATTCAGCAGATTACGCCTCGCGGATTGACGGCAGGAAGATTTTTAGATCGCACCGGGATGCCGTTGCAGAATGAACCGTTTGTTTCGCCGGTGGGAGGAGAGCAAGCCCCCAGAATTCGGGTTGTTCTCAGACCAGATGGTCAGGTACTGACGTTTATGGAACCGTATAAGGAGGGATTTTAA